The genomic window TGGGCGGGCTTAGAAGAGCAAAAAGCAGCATGAAATCTAAACCTGATACACCTTAGAAACGCTGCAAACCTGTCCTAAAAGGTGGGACCACTTCAGCCATAGGGCCAGGAATTGGCAAAGCCCGCTTCAGGATCAAACAGAAAAAGATGCGAGGTATGCGCCATTGTGTAACCGTCAGGCGCGGTGGCTTCTTCAATTCGCTCGAAAAAGATCGGGAAGGTTTTCGACGTTGCCGCGATTTGCTCGGGTGTGCCGGTCAGACCGATAATGCCCGCGTTGAACAGAGGCACATAGTTGGCGAGTTCCAATGGAGTATCTCGCTCAGGATCGACCGATATGAAGATTGGTTGCACCTTTGACGCATCGTTCCCCAACCCCTCCATCACGGTGGTCACTTCAGACAATGTAGTGGGGCAAATGTCAGGGCAGTTCGTAAAGCCGAAGAACACCAGCATCCACCGCCCTGAAAAATCGCGTTTGGTACGGATCATGCCCTGGTGGTCGGTCAACTCGAAGATTGCTCGGAACGCCGTCTCGTCATTGCGAGATTGATCGGCTCGGTAGTCCGACCAAAGCAGCAACCAAACAAAGGCCAACGTCGCAATGCCCGCCAGCGTCCATAGGACTTTCCGAAACGCTTTCAGTTTCAATGTAAACCGCCTGCTATGGTTCTTTCATTGCTGTGTGCATTTGCATCCTCCAGCTACTAGAGGTTCAATCCCTTTAAGCCCCATGCGACGCGGAGTCACACGGTTGTGAGCAACAGACATCCCTTGAAAATTTTGCCTCAAAAACCTACAGTTACTTTACATTCAAGGGGACCATACATGTTCACTATCGGAACGCTCGGAAAAAAGACCGGCACTAAAGTTCAAACCATTCGCTACTATGAGCAGATTGGCCTGATGCCTGAGCCCGGCCGGACCGAAGGTGGACAAAGGCGCTATCGAGAAACCGACCTCGACCGCCTGTCTTTCATCCGCCACGCCCGCCAACTAGGGTTCCCGCTGGAAGCCATTCGAGAACTCTTGGATTTGTCCGACGATCCAAACCGTCCCTGCCATGATGCGGATGCCATCGCGCGTCGTCAGCTTAAGCAGGTCGAACAAAGGATGGCGCGTTTGGAAGCACTTCGAACGGAGCTAAAACGCATGGTGCATGAGTGCAGCGGCGGAAAGACTTCGGAATGTCTTGTCCTGGAAGTATTGAGGGACCATTCCGAGTGCCTGACCGACCACGAGGAAATTGGTGCCTAGGGTGCGAGAAGCAGGTTTCTTTGGAAATGCGGAACCAATACAGCTTTTGCAGGTTAATCATGTAACCGTCGCGAAGGGGACCACATGGCAACGCCAATGAATCGCTCTGAACATAAGATATTGTGGGTCGTCTTGGTCCTGAATGCAGCTCTCGCGATTGCATTTTTTGCGACGGGCACTTTCGGTGATTCCAACGCGCTGATCGCCAATGGGCTCGACAATCTCTCCGACAGCCTCGTCTACGCAATCAGTCTTTTTGCGTTGTCGCGCACCGGAAAATGGAAGCGGACAGCGGCGAACGTGTCAGGTGGTCTGCTTATTTTTTTCGCTCTTGGGATTCTTTATGATGCGTGGCGTCGGTATTCGGGGGGGTCCGAACCGCTCGGGTCAATCATGATTTTAATGGCGCTTATTGCCGCTTTTATCAACGCGGTCTGCGTCTGGCTGCTTGCCCAGTTGCAGGACCCGGATGTCAATATTCGTGCTGCCAATACATTCAGTTGGAACGACTTCGCAGCCAATCTTGGAATTCTCGTGGCTGGTGGTTTTGTCGCTTGGTTGGGAACAAACTGGCCAGACCTTTTGGTCGGCGCCATTGTCGCCGGCATCGCCTTTTGGGGGGGGCTGAAGATACTAAGGGACGCTCATCAAGAACACCACAAGGCCGTGCATGGCGATATCCAATAATGAAATCACATGGGGCATTCGGCACTTGAAGCTACAGTCGCTGTAGCAAATAGACCTGTTTCATCATGATTCGAGGAACAACAATGCGACAAAAAACCGATCCCCTGCATGCCGCCAGCAAATTGTTGGATTTCGATGATGATCGTATCGCCAGATTGATCGCGGATCGCGGATGGCGCGAACTGGACGAGTTTGACCGGATCGGTGCCATCTACGACTTTGTCCGAAACGAGATCGCCTTCGGCTACAATCAGGCGGATGATATACCCGCCTCACAGGTTCTTTCCGACGGCTATGGGCAGTGCAACACCAAAGGCACGCTTTTCATGGCGCTGCTGCGCGGCGTTGGCATTCGGTGTCGATTGCACGGCTTTGCGATCCATAAAGGCTTGCAGCGCGGTGTGGTCCCCGAGTTGGTATATCCCCTCACGCCGAAAGAGATCCTTCACTCGTGGGTAGAGATCGAATTTGAACATGCGTGGATCAATCTCGAAGGCTTCATCCTTGACGACGCGTTCCTCAACGTTCTTCAGGCATCTTTTCCCGGAACGAACAGTCTGTGCGGCTATGGCGTCGGCACGGATTGTCTAAGTGCTCCTCCCGTCATGTGGGAGGGGCAAGACACCTATATTCAGAGAACCGGCATCGTTCAGGATTTCGGGGTGTTTGAGACCCCGGACACCTTTTATGAGACCCACGGACAATCCTTCGGTTGGCTGCGGGGTATCCTGTATCGCCACCTCATACGGCACTGGATGAATGCTCGCGTTCGCGCCTTTCGCAGCGGTCGCATGAAGGCCCACAACGGTGCGACACATGCACACAAGGAAGCTGCCAATGCCACATGATCACGGACATGCCCATATCGATCCGGATTCGGGGGATCGCAGGATCTCTCTTGCGATCTGGGCCAATGGCCTTCTGACCGTTGCGCAGGTCGTCGGCGGTATTTTTGCAGGCAGCTTGGCCCTGATCGCCGATGCTCTTCACAATTTCTCCGACATGGCCTCGCTCGTGATTGCCTTCGGCGCCCGCAAAATCGCGCGCCGCCCGGCCGATGAACGTATGACCTTCGGCTATGGTCGGATCGAAATCGTCGCAGCTTTGATCAACTACACCACCCTCATCCTAATCGGACTCTACCTGATCTATGAGGGTGGTATGCGCATGATCGACCCACCCGAAGTCATGGGATGGACAGTGGTCATTCTTGGAGGGATCGCGCTGGTGGTTGACACGCTGACCGCGATGTTGACCTATTCCATGCAGAAGGGGAGCGTGAACATCCGCGCGCTGTTCCTCCACAACCTGTCCGACGCGCTTGCGTCGGTGGCCGTGATCGTCGGTGGGACGCTCATCATCCTTTACGACATGCGTTGGGTTGACCCCGCCATCACCATCGGCATTGCGCTTTATATCCTGTATCTGT from Aliiroseovarius sediminilitoris includes these protein-coding regions:
- a CDS encoding SCO family protein gives rise to the protein MAGIATLAFVWLLLWSDYRADQSRNDETAFRAIFELTDHQGMIRTKRDFSGRWMLVFFGFTNCPDICPTTLSEVTTVMEGLGNDASKVQPIFISVDPERDTPLELANYVPLFNAGIIGLTGTPEQIAATSKTFPIFFERIEEATAPDGYTMAHTSHLFLFDPEAGFANSWPYG
- a CDS encoding MerR family transcriptional regulator, which gives rise to MFTIGTLGKKTGTKVQTIRYYEQIGLMPEPGRTEGGQRRYRETDLDRLSFIRHARQLGFPLEAIRELLDLSDDPNRPCHDADAIARRQLKQVEQRMARLEALRTELKRMVHECSGGKTSECLVLEVLRDHSECLTDHEEIGA
- a CDS encoding cation transporter, producing the protein MATPMNRSEHKILWVVLVLNAALAIAFFATGTFGDSNALIANGLDNLSDSLVYAISLFALSRTGKWKRTAANVSGGLLIFFALGILYDAWRRYSGGSEPLGSIMILMALIAAFINAVCVWLLAQLQDPDVNIRAANTFSWNDFAANLGILVAGGFVAWLGTNWPDLLVGAIVAGIAFWGGLKILRDAHQEHHKAVHGDIQ
- a CDS encoding transglutaminase-like domain-containing protein, producing the protein MRQKTDPLHAASKLLDFDDDRIARLIADRGWRELDEFDRIGAIYDFVRNEIAFGYNQADDIPASQVLSDGYGQCNTKGTLFMALLRGVGIRCRLHGFAIHKGLQRGVVPELVYPLTPKEILHSWVEIEFEHAWINLEGFILDDAFLNVLQASFPGTNSLCGYGVGTDCLSAPPVMWEGQDTYIQRTGIVQDFGVFETPDTFYETHGQSFGWLRGILYRHLIRHWMNARVRAFRSGRMKAHNGATHAHKEAANAT
- a CDS encoding cation diffusion facilitator family transporter, producing MPHDHGHAHIDPDSGDRRISLAIWANGLLTVAQVVGGIFAGSLALIADALHNFSDMASLVIAFGARKIARRPADERMTFGYGRIEIVAALINYTTLILIGLYLIYEGGMRMIDPPEVMGWTVVILGGIALVVDTLTAMLTYSMQKGSVNIRALFLHNLSDALASVAVIVGGTLIILYDMRWVDPAITIGIALYILYLSITEIGGPIRTLMLGSPPDIDGTEVVAAIQSVDGVADVHHIHLWQMQEHAAALDCHIVVERSRMEDIETIKSGIKAVLRERFSIEHSTLEFEAKDTAHQNAHLFGHGS